A window of the Streptomyces albireticuli genome harbors these coding sequences:
- a CDS encoding ABC transporter permease has protein sequence MPEPEPYGDPRAADPQPAMDAITPGDGGAMTLATGDARSLDEGPLPGGPGSGKSRSLWSDAWHDLRRNPVFLVSALVIVFLVLIAIWPGLIASGNPLQCDLAKAQEGSQPGHPFGFDTQGCDVYTRTVHGARASIAVGICATAGATLFGSVLGGLAGFFGGWWDALLSRIADIFFGIPIILGGLVFLSVVTSGSVWPVVGFIVLLGWPQISRIARGSVVTAKQNDYVQAARALGAGNRRMLLRHIAPNAVAPVIVVATIALGTYIALEATLSFVGVGLKPPTVSWGIDISNASVQIRNAPHMLLWPAGALSITVLAFIMLGDAVRDALDPKLR, from the coding sequence ATGCCTGAGCCCGAGCCCTACGGGGACCCGCGCGCCGCGGACCCCCAGCCCGCGATGGACGCCATCACGCCCGGCGACGGCGGCGCGATGACCCTGGCCACCGGGGACGCCCGCAGTCTGGACGAGGGACCGCTGCCCGGCGGCCCCGGCAGCGGCAAGTCCCGCAGCCTGTGGTCCGACGCCTGGCACGACCTGCGGCGCAACCCCGTCTTCCTGGTCTCCGCGCTGGTCATCGTCTTCCTGGTGCTGATCGCGATCTGGCCGGGCCTGATCGCGAGCGGCAACCCCCTCCAGTGCGACCTCGCCAAGGCCCAGGAGGGCTCCCAGCCGGGCCACCCCTTCGGCTTCGACACCCAGGGCTGCGACGTCTACACCCGTACGGTGCACGGGGCGCGGGCCTCCATCGCCGTCGGCATCTGCGCCACCGCCGGGGCCACCCTGTTCGGCAGCGTCCTCGGCGGGCTGGCCGGGTTCTTCGGCGGCTGGTGGGACGCGCTGCTCTCCCGGATCGCCGACATCTTCTTCGGCATCCCCATCATCCTCGGCGGACTGGTCTTCCTCTCCGTCGTCACCAGTGGCTCGGTCTGGCCCGTCGTCGGCTTCATCGTGCTGCTCGGCTGGCCGCAGATCTCCCGCATCGCCCGCGGCTCCGTCGTCACCGCCAAGCAGAACGACTACGTCCAGGCCGCGCGGGCGCTCGGCGCGGGCAACCGGCGGATGCTGCTCCGGCACATCGCGCCCAACGCGGTGGCCCCGGTCATCGTCGTGGCCACCATCGCCCTCGGCACCTACATCGCGCTGGAGGCGACGCTGTCCTTCGTGGGCGTGGGCCTCAAACCGCCCACCGTCTCCTGGGGCATCGACATCTCCAACGCCTCCGTCCAGATCCGCAACGCCCCGCACATGCTCCTGTGGCCCGCGGGAGCGCTGAGCATCACGGTGCTGGCGTTCATCATGCTCGGCGACGCGGTGCGCGACGCCCTCGACCCCAAGCTGCGCTGA
- a CDS encoding ABC transporter permease: MGRFVARRLLQMIPVFIGTTLLIFLMVYSLPGDPIKSLFGPKAADPATVARLRHEYGLDKPLLEQYWNYISGLFQGDFGQSFTGRPVADLMSEAFPVTIRLALLAFGFEVIVGIALGVLTGMRRGKFLDQFVLVLTLIVISIPVFVIGYVTQFLLGLKWKVITPTVQDSENLGQLMIPAIVLAALSLAYVIRLTRTTVGENLRADYIRTAVAKGLPRKRVVGVHLMRNSLIPVVTFLGTDLGLLMGGAIVTEGIFNIQGVGFTLFKAIQTSEGPTVVGIVTVLVLVYLLTSLLVDLLYAVLDPRIRYA, from the coding sequence ATGGGGCGCTTTGTCGCGAGGCGACTGCTCCAGATGATCCCGGTGTTCATCGGGACCACTTTGCTCATCTTTCTGATGGTGTATTCGCTGCCGGGCGACCCCATCAAATCGCTCTTCGGCCCCAAGGCGGCCGACCCGGCGACAGTCGCGAGACTTCGCCACGAGTACGGCCTCGACAAGCCGTTGCTCGAGCAGTACTGGAACTACATCTCCGGCCTGTTCCAGGGTGACTTCGGGCAGAGCTTCACCGGGCGGCCCGTCGCCGACCTGATGTCCGAGGCGTTCCCGGTGACCATTCGGCTGGCGCTCCTCGCCTTCGGCTTCGAGGTGATCGTGGGCATCGCCCTCGGCGTCCTCACGGGCATGCGGCGAGGGAAGTTCCTGGACCAGTTCGTCCTGGTGCTCACCCTGATCGTCATCTCGATCCCGGTGTTCGTCATCGGCTACGTCACGCAGTTCCTGCTGGGACTGAAGTGGAAGGTCATCACCCCGACGGTCCAGGACTCCGAGAACCTCGGGCAGTTGATGATCCCGGCCATCGTGCTGGCCGCGCTCTCGCTGGCGTACGTGATCCGGCTGACGCGCACCACCGTGGGGGAGAACCTCCGCGCCGACTACATCCGCACCGCCGTGGCGAAGGGTCTGCCGCGCAAGCGCGTGGTCGGGGTGCACCTGATGCGCAACTCCCTCATCCCTGTCGTCACGTTCCTCGGCACCGACCTCGGTCTGCTCATGGGCGGCGCCATCGTCACCGAGGGCATCTTCAACATCCAGGGTGTGGGCTTCACGCTCTTCAAGGCCATCCAGACCAGTGAAGGCCCCACCGTCGTCGGCATCGTGACCGTGCTGGTGCTCGTCTACCTCCTGACCAGCCTCCTCGTCGACCTGCTGTACGCCGTCCTGGACCCGAGGATCCGCTATGCCTGA
- a CDS encoding ABC transporter permease yields MPEKTLPHETTVPEAVSTAMKSGAGKPRSLGQDAWRELRGSWLFWASGVLLILFIIMAAFPTLFTGVDPRQADLRGHYLAPPNWSHFFEADWFGYNGQGQSVYARTVHGARASIIVGVCVTLAVTIVGGLVGMLAGYFGGWVDALLSRLTDIFFGIPLLLGALTLLQAFTHRTAWTVSLGLATFGWMQIARVMRGAVITQKQADFVTAARALGAGTGRILFRHILPNVIGPVIVVATIALGGYISTEATLSYLGIGLQDPVVSWGVDISAAQSQLRDAPHVLLVPASFLSLTVLAFILLGDAVRDALDPKLR; encoded by the coding sequence ATGCCTGAGAAGACGCTTCCTCACGAGACCACCGTCCCCGAGGCGGTGTCCACGGCCATGAAGTCCGGCGCCGGCAAGCCGCGCAGCCTCGGCCAGGACGCCTGGCGGGAGCTGCGGGGCAGCTGGCTGTTCTGGGCCTCCGGTGTGCTGCTGATCCTGTTCATCATCATGGCGGCCTTCCCGACGCTCTTCACCGGCGTCGACCCCCGTCAGGCCGACCTCCGCGGCCACTACCTGGCCCCGCCGAACTGGTCCCACTTCTTCGAGGCGGACTGGTTCGGTTACAACGGACAGGGCCAGAGCGTCTACGCGCGTACCGTCCACGGTGCCCGCGCGTCGATCATCGTCGGTGTCTGTGTGACCCTCGCGGTCACCATTGTCGGCGGCCTCGTCGGCATGCTGGCGGGCTACTTCGGCGGCTGGGTCGACGCCCTGCTCTCGCGCCTGACGGACATCTTCTTCGGCATCCCGCTGCTGCTCGGTGCGCTGACCCTGCTCCAGGCGTTCACGCACCGCACCGCGTGGACGGTGTCGCTCGGTCTGGCCACCTTCGGCTGGATGCAGATCGCGCGCGTCATGCGCGGTGCCGTCATCACGCAGAAGCAGGCGGACTTCGTGACCGCGGCGCGGGCGCTGGGCGCGGGCACCGGCCGGATCCTCTTCCGGCACATCCTGCCCAACGTCATCGGCCCGGTGATCGTCGTCGCCACCATCGCGCTCGGCGGCTACATCTCCACCGAGGCGACCCTGTCGTACCTCGGTATCGGTCTCCAGGACCCCGTGGTCTCCTGGGGTGTGGACATCTCGGCCGCTCAGTCGCAGCTGCGTGACGCCCCCCACGTCCTGCTGGTCCCGGCCAGTTTCCTGAGCCTCACCGTGCTCGCGTTCATCCTGCTCGGCGACGCGGTGCGCGACGCCCTCGACCCCAAGCTGCGCTGA
- a CDS encoding ABC transporter ATP-binding protein, with amino-acid sequence MAETAKNEEVSGVVLSTAETTAEVEAVLDAPVDRGEPILQVRNLVKHFPLTQGVLIKKQIGAVKAVDGISFDLYKGETLGIVGESGCGKSTVAKLLMTLETATSGEVFYKGQDITKLSGRALKAVRRNIQMVFQDPYTSLNPRMTVGDIIGEPFDIHPEVAPKGDRRKRVQELLDVVGLNPEYINRYPHQFSGGQRQRIGIARGLALNPEVIICDEPVSALDVSVQAQVINLMEKLQDEFELSYVFIAHDLSIVRHISDRVGVMYLGKMAEIGTDSEIYDHPTHPYTQALLSAVPVPDPAAREGRDRIILTGDVPSPANPPSGCRFRTRCWKAQDKCAEEVPLLAVPEVFAGKKTLAAHDSACHFAEERDVVHAA; translated from the coding sequence ATGGCTGAGACCGCCAAGAACGAAGAGGTCTCCGGCGTGGTCCTGTCGACGGCCGAGACGACCGCCGAGGTCGAGGCCGTGCTCGACGCGCCCGTCGACCGCGGTGAGCCGATCCTCCAGGTCCGCAACCTCGTCAAGCACTTCCCGCTGACGCAGGGTGTCCTCATCAAGAAGCAGATCGGCGCGGTCAAGGCCGTCGACGGGATCTCCTTCGACCTCTACAAGGGTGAGACCCTCGGCATCGTCGGCGAGTCCGGCTGCGGCAAGTCCACGGTCGCCAAGCTGCTGATGACGCTGGAGACGGCGACGTCCGGCGAGGTCTTCTACAAGGGCCAGGACATCACCAAGCTGTCCGGGCGCGCCCTGAAGGCCGTACGCCGCAACATCCAGATGGTCTTCCAGGACCCGTACACCTCGCTCAACCCCCGGATGACCGTCGGCGACATCATCGGCGAGCCCTTCGACATCCACCCCGAGGTGGCGCCCAAGGGCGACCGGCGCAAGCGCGTCCAGGAGCTGCTGGACGTCGTCGGCCTGAACCCGGAGTACATCAACCGCTACCCGCACCAGTTCTCGGGCGGTCAGCGGCAGCGCATCGGCATCGCCCGCGGCCTGGCGCTCAACCCCGAGGTCATCATCTGCGACGAGCCGGTCTCGGCGCTGGACGTCTCGGTGCAGGCGCAGGTCATCAACCTGATGGAGAAGCTCCAGGACGAGTTCGAGCTCTCCTACGTCTTCATCGCGCACGACCTGTCCATCGTCCGGCACATCTCCGACCGGGTCGGCGTGATGTACCTGGGCAAGATGGCCGAGATCGGCACGGACTCGGAGATCTACGACCACCCGACGCACCCCTACACCCAGGCGCTGCTGTCGGCCGTCCCGGTCCCCGACCCGGCCGCCCGCGAGGGCCGCGACCGCATCATCCTCACCGGTGACGTGCCCTCCCCGGCCAACCCGCCGTCCGGCTGCCGCTTCCGCACCCGCTGCTGGAAGGCGCAGGACAAGTGCGCCGAAGAGGTGCCGCTGCTGGCCGTGCCCGAGGTCTTCGCGGGCAAGAAGACGCTCGCGGCCCACGATTCGGCGTGCCACTTCGCCGAGGAGCGGGACGTGGTGCACGCGGCATGA
- a CDS encoding peptide ABC transporter substrate-binding protein, translated as MEPQNPIIPSNTNEVGGGYIVKNLFRGLVDFDEKSKLRLVAAESIDTADNQTFKVKLKPGWKFHNGEDQTAASFVDAWNWAANAKNKQLNASWFEPIKGYDEVHPAEGDPKAEKMEGLKVTSDLEFTIELKKPVSTFKEQLFYDVFSPLPKAFYKDTKAFGEHPIGNGPYQQDGDWQHKVEFKTKKFADYKGDDKPKNGGVVFKFYNKDDAAYNDLVSDKLDIMYQVPNSMAGQYQNDLGKRAISQMFGGNTNISFPLYEAEWNKPEKVKVRQGLSMAIDRETIAKTALKGSKDAADGYTPKVVEGYQGGACGEFCKFDPAKAKELIKAGGGVPGNKVTLTYNADGANKEWADAVCNDIRQNGGVECVTDPKPTFQQARADITERRMKSAFRMAWVQDFPNIQNFISAQYRTKAGANDMEFSDKAIDELMDKADASKTIEESNKLYAEAEKKIIQEHMPSIPLFFDHTLAGYSKKVQNVKFDSFRQAIWTDVEVKK; from the coding sequence GTGGAACCGCAGAACCCGATCATCCCGAGCAACACCAATGAGGTCGGCGGCGGTTACATCGTCAAGAACCTCTTCCGCGGCCTCGTCGACTTCGACGAGAAGTCCAAGCTGCGCCTGGTGGCGGCCGAGAGCATCGACACCGCGGACAACCAGACCTTCAAGGTCAAGCTGAAGCCGGGCTGGAAGTTCCACAACGGCGAGGACCAGACCGCCGCCTCCTTCGTGGACGCGTGGAACTGGGCCGCCAACGCCAAGAACAAGCAGCTGAACGCCTCGTGGTTCGAGCCCATCAAGGGCTACGACGAGGTCCACCCGGCCGAGGGCGACCCGAAGGCCGAGAAGATGGAGGGTCTCAAGGTCACCAGTGACCTCGAGTTCACCATCGAGCTGAAGAAGCCGGTCTCCACCTTCAAGGAGCAGCTCTTCTACGACGTGTTCTCCCCGCTGCCCAAGGCGTTCTACAAGGACACCAAGGCGTTCGGCGAGCACCCGATCGGCAACGGCCCGTACCAGCAGGACGGCGACTGGCAGCACAAGGTCGAGTTCAAGACCAAGAAGTTCGCCGACTACAAGGGTGACGACAAGCCGAAGAACGGCGGCGTCGTCTTCAAGTTCTACAACAAGGACGACGCGGCCTACAACGACCTCGTCTCCGACAAGCTCGACATCATGTACCAGGTCCCCAACTCCATGGCGGGCCAGTACCAGAACGACCTCGGCAAGCGCGCGATCAGCCAGATGTTCGGTGGCAACACCAACATCTCGTTCCCGCTGTACGAGGCCGAGTGGAACAAGCCGGAGAAGGTGAAGGTCCGTCAGGGCCTCTCCATGGCGATCGACCGCGAGACCATCGCCAAGACCGCGCTCAAGGGCAGCAAGGACGCGGCCGACGGGTACACCCCGAAGGTCGTCGAGGGCTACCAGGGCGGCGCCTGCGGCGAGTTCTGCAAGTTCGACCCGGCCAAGGCCAAGGAGCTGATCAAGGCCGGCGGCGGTGTCCCCGGCAACAAGGTCACCCTCACCTACAACGCCGACGGCGCCAACAAGGAGTGGGCGGACGCGGTCTGCAACGACATCCGCCAGAACGGCGGCGTCGAGTGCGTCACCGACCCCAAGCCGACCTTCCAGCAGGCGCGCGCCGACATCACGGAGCGCCGCATGAAGAGCGCCTTCCGTATGGCCTGGGTGCAGGACTTCCCGAACATCCAGAACTTCATCTCCGCGCAGTACCGGACCAAGGCCGGTGCGAACGACATGGAGTTCAGCGACAAGGCCATCGACGAGCTGATGGACAAGGCCGACGCCTCGAAGACCATCGAGGAGTCGAACAAGCTCTACGCCGAGGCCGAGAAGAAGATCATCCAGGAGCACATGCCCTCCATCCCGCTCTTCTTCGACCACACGCTCGCCGGCTACTCCAAGAAGGTGCAGAACGTGAAGTTCGACTCCTTCCGCCAGGCGATCTGGACCGACGTCGAGGTCAAGAAGTAA
- a CDS encoding peptide ABC transporter substrate-binding protein encodes MRGAVRARWAACALSAALVAAVAGCGGGGGDEAGVVRASWGDPQNQLEPANTNEVQGGKVLSMVFRGLKRYDPRTGAAENMLAEKIDSTDQQTFTVTLKDGWTFSNGEKITSRSFVDAWNYAALVDNKQKNASFFEYIDGYDKVHPDDGSPTAKTLSGLTVKDDRTFTAKLRTKFSTWPDTLGYTAYVPLPRAFFDDHEAWLKKPVGNGPYSIESYNRGSSMRLRKWDGYPGEDKARNEGVELRVYTDNNTAYTDLQAGNLDLVDDIPSAQLKNVRKDLGDRYINQPAGIIQTLAFPMYDGKWAGDGMEKVRRGLSMAINREQITDQIYRRTRTPATDWTSPALGDKGGYKGGLCGDACRYDAAAAKRLIEEGGGLPGGRVTLTSNVDTGSHRVWMDAVCNSVNNALGDDKACTVNPIGTFADFRNQLSNQRLTGPFRSGWQMDYPLIQNFLQPLYYTDASSNYGKFSDTQFDKLVDEANAENSQDKANAKFQEAERILAAQMPAIPLWYQNGSAGYSSRISDVTLNPFSVPVYEQITVG; translated from the coding sequence ATGCGCGGAGCCGTGCGGGCCAGGTGGGCCGCGTGCGCGCTGTCCGCCGCCCTGGTCGCGGCCGTGGCGGGCTGCGGTGGCGGGGGCGGCGACGAGGCCGGGGTGGTGCGCGCCTCCTGGGGGGACCCGCAGAACCAGCTGGAGCCCGCCAACACCAATGAGGTCCAGGGCGGCAAGGTGCTCTCCATGGTCTTCCGGGGCCTCAAGCGCTACGACCCCCGGACCGGCGCCGCCGAGAACATGCTCGCCGAGAAGATCGACTCCACCGACCAGCAGACCTTCACCGTCACCCTCAAGGACGGCTGGACCTTCAGCAACGGCGAGAAGATCACCTCCCGGTCCTTCGTGGACGCCTGGAACTACGCCGCGCTCGTCGACAACAAACAGAAGAACGCCTCCTTCTTCGAGTACATCGACGGCTACGACAAGGTCCACCCCGACGACGGCTCCCCGACCGCCAAGACCCTCTCCGGCCTCACCGTCAAGGACGACCGCACTTTCACCGCCAAGCTGCGGACCAAGTTCTCCACCTGGCCCGACACCCTCGGCTACACCGCCTACGTCCCCCTCCCCAGGGCCTTCTTCGACGACCACGAGGCCTGGCTGAAGAAGCCCGTCGGCAACGGCCCGTACAGCATCGAGTCCTACAACAGGGGCTCGTCGATGCGGCTGCGCAAGTGGGACGGCTACCCGGGCGAGGACAAGGCCCGCAACGAGGGCGTGGAACTGCGTGTCTACACCGACAACAACACCGCGTACACCGACCTCCAGGCCGGCAACCTCGATCTCGTCGACGACATCCCGAGCGCCCAGCTGAAGAACGTCAGGAAGGACCTCGGCGACCGCTACATCAACCAGCCGGCCGGCATCATCCAGACCCTGGCCTTCCCGATGTACGACGGGAAGTGGGCCGGCGACGGCATGGAGAAGGTCCGCAGGGGCCTGTCCATGGCGATCAACCGCGAACAGATCACCGACCAGATCTACCGCAGGACCCGCACCCCCGCCACCGACTGGACCTCACCGGCCCTCGGCGACAAGGGCGGCTACAAGGGCGGTCTGTGCGGCGACGCCTGCCGCTACGACGCCGCCGCCGCGAAGCGGCTGATCGAGGAGGGCGGCGGCCTGCCCGGCGGCCGGGTCACCCTCACCTCCAACGTCGACACCGGCTCCCACCGGGTCTGGATGGACGCCGTCTGCAACAGCGTCAACAACGCCCTCGGCGACGACAAGGCCTGCACCGTCAACCCCATCGGCACCTTCGCGGACTTCCGCAACCAGTTGTCCAACCAGCGGCTGACCGGCCCCTTCCGCTCCGGCTGGCAGATGGACTACCCGCTGATCCAGAACTTCCTCCAGCCCCTCTACTACACCGACGCCTCCTCCAACTACGGGAAGTTCAGCGACACCCAGTTCGACAAGCTCGTCGACGAGGCCAACGCCGAGAACTCGCAGGACAAGGCGAACGCGAAGTTCCAGGAGGCGGAGCGGATCCTCGCCGCGCAGATGCCCGCCATCCCGCTCTGGTACCAGAACGGCAGCGCCGGCTACTCCAGCCGGATCTCCGACGTCACGCTCAATCCCTTCAGCGTCCCGGTCTACGAGCAGATCACGGTCGGCTGA
- a CDS encoding ABC transporter permease, protein MGRYVIRRLLQMIPVFIGSTFLIFFMVYALGDPIAALFGDKAPDPATAARIRKDLYLDEPLWKQYLHYMGQILTGDFGTAFNGQKVTELMASAFPVTLRLTLVALLFEVVAGIVLGVFSGLRRGRSVDTTVLLLTLIVVSIPTFVSGYVLQFLIGVKWGVVTPAVSPYAPFDELILPGVVLALTSLAYVTRLTRTTIAENSRADYIRTAVAKGLPRHRVVTRHLLRNSLIPVVTFIGTDVGALMGGAIVTERIFNIHGVGYQLYQGILRQNSPTVVGFVTILVIVFLLANLLVDLLYAVLDPRIRYA, encoded by the coding sequence ATGGGACGGTATGTGATCCGGCGGCTGCTCCAGATGATCCCGGTGTTCATCGGCAGCACCTTCCTGATCTTCTTCATGGTCTACGCCCTGGGCGACCCGATCGCCGCGCTCTTCGGCGACAAGGCGCCCGACCCCGCGACCGCCGCGCGGATCCGCAAGGACCTCTACCTCGACGAGCCGCTGTGGAAGCAGTACCTGCACTACATGGGGCAGATCCTCACCGGTGACTTCGGCACCGCCTTCAACGGGCAGAAGGTCACCGAGCTGATGGCGAGCGCCTTCCCGGTGACCCTGCGCCTCACCCTCGTCGCCCTCCTCTTCGAGGTCGTCGCGGGCATCGTCCTCGGCGTCTTCAGCGGGCTGCGGCGCGGGCGCTCGGTGGACACCACCGTCCTGCTGCTCACCCTGATCGTGGTCTCCATCCCGACCTTCGTCAGCGGCTACGTGCTCCAGTTCCTCATCGGCGTGAAGTGGGGCGTCGTCACCCCGGCCGTCTCGCCCTACGCGCCCTTCGACGAGCTGATCCTGCCGGGCGTCGTGCTCGCCCTGACCTCGCTCGCCTACGTCACCCGGCTGACCCGCACCACCATCGCGGAGAACTCCCGCGCCGACTACATCCGCACGGCCGTCGCCAAGGGGCTGCCGCGCCACCGGGTCGTCACCCGGCACCTGCTGCGCAACTCCCTCATCCCCGTCGTCACCTTCATCGGCACCGACGTCGGCGCCCTGATGGGCGGCGCCATCGTCACCGAGCGGATCTTCAACATCCACGGCGTCGGCTACCAGCTCTACCAGGGCATCCTGCGGCAGAACTCGCCCACCGTCGTCGGCTTCGTGACCATCCTCGTCATCGTCTTCCTGCTGGCGAACCTGCTCGTCGACCTCCTCTACGCCGTGCTCGACCCGAGGATCCGCTATGCCTGA
- a CDS encoding ABC transporter ATP-binding protein yields the protein MTTMEKTANVPEPRAADGGGTPLLQVRDLHVEFHTRDGVAKAVNGVNYSVNAGETLAVLGESGSGKSVTAQAIMGILDMPPGKIPQGEILFRGQDMLKMSAEERRKLRGSKIAMIFQDALSSLNPVLSVGYQLGEMYRVHQGLSKKEAKAKAIELMDRVRIPAAKERVNDYPHQFSGGMRQRIMIAMALALEPDLIIADEPTTALDVTVQAQVMDLLAELQREYNMGLILITHDLGVVADVADKIAVMYAGRIVETAPVDELYKRPAHPYTRGLLDSIPRLDQKGQELYAIKGLPPNLLNIPTGCAFNPRCPKAQDICRTETPALASVTERDGAELAGRGSACHFWKETIHG from the coding sequence GTGACCACCATGGAGAAGACCGCGAACGTCCCCGAACCCCGGGCGGCGGACGGCGGCGGCACCCCGCTGCTGCAAGTCCGTGACCTGCACGTGGAGTTCCACACCCGGGACGGCGTCGCCAAGGCCGTCAACGGCGTCAACTACTCGGTGAACGCCGGCGAGACCCTCGCCGTGCTCGGCGAGTCCGGCTCCGGCAAGTCCGTGACCGCTCAGGCGATCATGGGCATCCTCGACATGCCGCCCGGGAAGATCCCGCAGGGCGAGATCCTGTTCCGCGGCCAGGACATGCTGAAGATGTCCGCCGAGGAGCGCCGGAAGCTCCGGGGCAGCAAGATCGCCATGATCTTCCAGGACGCGCTGTCCTCGCTGAACCCGGTGCTCAGCGTCGGCTACCAGCTGGGCGAGATGTACCGCGTCCACCAGGGCCTCTCCAAGAAGGAGGCCAAGGCCAAGGCGATCGAGCTGATGGACCGGGTGCGCATCCCGGCCGCCAAGGAGCGGGTGAACGACTACCCGCACCAGTTCTCGGGCGGTATGCGCCAGCGCATCATGATCGCGATGGCGCTGGCCCTGGAGCCGGACCTGATCATCGCGGACGAGCCGACCACCGCGCTCGACGTGACGGTGCAGGCCCAGGTGATGGACCTGCTGGCCGAGCTCCAGCGCGAGTACAACATGGGCCTCATCCTCATCACCCACGACCTGGGAGTCGTCGCGGACGTCGCCGACAAGATCGCCGTGATGTACGCGGGCCGGATCGTCGAGACCGCCCCCGTGGACGAGCTGTACAAGCGCCCCGCGCACCCGTACACCCGCGGTCTGCTGGACTCGATCCCGCGCCTGGACCAGAAGGGCCAGGAGCTCTACGCGATCAAGGGTCTGCCGCCCAACCTGCTGAACATCCCGACGGGCTGCGCCTTCAACCCGCGTTGCCCCAAGGCTCAGGACATCTGCCGCACCGAGACGCCGGCCCTGGCGTCGGTCACCGAGCGGGACGGCGCGGAGCTGGCCGGGCGCGGGAGCGCCTGCCACTTCTGGAAGGAGACGATCCATGGCTGA